The sequence CACCATCAGAATCTTGAACCACCCAAGAACTATAGGGTTTGACCTTAAAACCCATGCAAAGTTTGCAGCTTTCTCCGGCATTTGAGAAGAAGACATAATCAATACCAAGAAAACCCCAATTGCctattaaaatcataataaaccCAAGAAggaggaaagaaaataaaaattaacagcGTACGAAGAAAATCTTCAAACCTGGAATATGAAaacgtaatatatatatatatatatatacatataaattaaacaaaagggACTAATTCTCCCTTGCAAGTAGCTGACAGACACAATCCAAGCAAATATTTCTGAACTTGTAGTACTgttttcttgaagaaataaaacaaaagcaattatataaaaaattaccggGGTTGCTTCAGCTTGTTGGCAAATTGCAGATGGTCAATCCCTTCGTCAATGCAGCAGGAAAAATGTCtccttctctcttctctctctctctctctctctctcctctctggCTCTCTCTTCATGAGAAATATACGGACATGAACAGGAATACTGAATACAGGTATGTACTAGCTATATGTAGTAGACGGAGAATTATAGAAacttatatatagagagagagagagagaaagaaacagTAATCCGacgataaaattattagagcAGTCAgcagacagagagagagagagagggagagaggtTTTACAATGGGAAATGATGAAGAAAGCGAGATTGGTAAGCTGGAAGAAGACTAATTTTAATGCCAATAATGTCCTTGTACACAGTGAAATTACAGTAAGGACCTCAAAAACAATCAAACACCGACAAAACACAGCTAAGGATTGTAGGCAGGCGAGGGTCAAGGTTGTCATTCGAAGTTGCATATGCATGGCTGTTGCAGGGTATGGTTCCACGTCGTCGCACGAACTCATGTCCtcgtcttttaattttttcgtaAGACAACTTTGCTCTTTATGACATTATCCCTTCGAATGTCTTAAATCCAAAGAaactacataaatatattaataatccAGTTTTTTTCAATATGCGTGTCTTGATCactcaataattaaaagattaccatattttatgagttgttcccaatcaaaatttgattgatACGACCCAAATTCacaagtttttaaattataaccacgcctatatatttttcttttcaatttaaaaaatgcgGTCGTGAAAATTTTGtcgaattttttaatttttattttttaaaataaaaagatccgtatcaatttaatcaaatattaatcttCAACCAGCAGTAGTTTTCAATAGGTCAAATCtgataagaaaatatagaaaatgcgtagaaaaaatgaaagggaaatcttcaaatttgattcattgattctccaaatatttattttgtaacataaatgaaaattactaaatatattctttttaatttgtatttagcAATAGTAAGTGTTATGgtttatttttggaataatattttttttatttttttaaagtcaATAAGAATTCATGCATGTTACGTTTgttaacaaaaacaaaagagtgATAATCAATTGATGGTGATGCACGTTCAGACATGTACACCACTACCCTAGTATatctctctcattttctttttttttttttttaaattcaattttgtcaaATAATCGATTATATCACTCGTTGcgtactaatatttttttaatgataattataataatttataatcaacTTATAAGTATTGTAAATTGAGTATAAgatgcaaatattttaaaataaattaagatgaaAAATCCAACACTTGAAAATTGGAAATTCATGGGAAATAGGATAAAAATAGTGAATGAGAAGTGAAACTTGGTTAGGACACAGATCATGTGCAGGTGAGACAGTGCACGTGACAACTACTTTGCATTTGCTATCAAATTTTTGGTTGGAGCAACAACCAAACGAGGTTCATGTACAATGTGCCACCCTTGCaccatgtttatttttattttcaagttattttttaaaagagttaaaatatactcaatatttgtcattatataaaaatatcttatttaggtatttttaactattttagtataaatatatacatatatacacacatatacataaaaaagaatataatttaacaataaacaataatttttgttaccaaaaacacaacattaaacatacaatacttattttaaactatcttaaaaaataaatccaaacatacatttgatttttttgtcttgtacagtgaaaaataaataattaaataaaattaaaattaaaaaattattgccgtatagtaatttttttttgtgtccaTTTGTCATAATGCCAATACTGTTCATATCATAGATGATGAATATATGTGATTTACAAGCTTcaatgtctttttttttttttttaatgagatgttttttctttttatttttttcagaataaaatcatcaaattagTAAGATAAGGTGAACAATAACTCATGTGACAAGAAATGGATTGTCTTTGGGAATTAATAAGACGATGTGATCATCTCTCATATAGGAGATAATGATGTTGGGATAGTGTTAGATAAAcatcttttcaaaataaaactataaagCTGGAAGTTAGGTTACATAGTACACTACATAATAAAACATCAATCATATCGAATATCGTGTCGTTTTCTTCTCCTTTACAAGTCgaatttttaagataaaatcgTACTACTCCAACTTGGGTGGATAATATCTCACACATGAGCTTTGATTGCAATATGCGAGTGCGTGCCAGATCATTTGGCTTATGAAAAACGAGGCAAGGTGCATATCCTAAACCCCTACCAAACAACCCTGTCGAAAGTGGATAGTACCTCAAATAGCAGCTTTGATCGCAATGCGCGAGTGCATGTGTCTATCTTAGATCCCTCCTCTGAAAGATTGAGGATCTTGGAGAATGCGACCCACATCAATTACAGACAAGGAACTtgcataatttataatttacagcatcctttttcttgtaagatatttttttagaataaaatcgtattatttcaatcaaaataaacaatacCTTGCATAGAGAGTCTGATAAACGTGTGTTAGTGCACGTCAGATCGATTTGTATATCATAATTCTCGAGTTCACcattaatcattttattctttttcccaaTTAGATACTGTTTTTGAtcaactttttcatttaaatatggTGCAATAAGACTGGGACAAGTGGCACAAGATCCCAAACTGAAGATtgaataacaatattaagagGCTGAATAGCTGGGCTTGGATCTCAACACATTGGCTCATTTATCAGTGAAAATATTTGGGCTAGCATTTGGGCCCATGACGTTAGCCACACTGTTTAAGCAAAGTGCCGTTAATGATCaagcaattaattattttttaaattaacacattattattattattaattatttacaatgaATGAtagtttaaattcatttaGAAATTATAACAGAGAAAATTCCTTGAATAACGCACtatgaatattaaaatgaataataataataataataattaaaaaaaaagattacaaCTCAAATTGGGATAATAGTTTGACAAtatgacatttatttttatttttatttatttgggtatgtataatttttcattttaattatagaCGTTTTTTATGCGTAGTCCGAttcatccaaattttatttaataattccctaaaaaaaattatatgtcaaTCAACTGAGTTTTAAATAATGGGTtggatatattaattttttgcaattcgactctttattaaaaaaacaatatctTATATTAcgtttaatatatacacatcacgactataagtattttttaaaatatataagtgatattaatgtaatattattttgtaataaaaagttCAAACTGCAtcgataataaataaataaatctaccaaaaaataaagatgctTGAAATATCCATAGTTGACTTGCAGGGAAAAAAATGATGCTTAACATAGAAAAATGTAAAGTTATTCAAAGTAAAAGCGGATCATCTTTGtttttggaattaaattggaatTAATGAGTAACAGAATTTTGATTTCTAGTTGGATGATTGGATGGGATCCCTAAGAAAGTTGAATTGGAtttggatcttattttattttatttttatccagaTTTTGACTATTAATACTTACAAAGACCACAACTATATATCTATTTAgatcgatttttttatttaaaaataatatattaatatatattttttaaaatatttcatcaagtaaagattttttttattactcttttaaaaatggaaaattttgctTGGCAAAATTAACGTTATGCTTATAAATGCTTTcgaataaatatacaaaaagttatagcttttaaatttttatctgaaACTTCATATAGATCAGTGAAGGTCCATTTAGGATTCTTAAGTTTGGTTTCacaatttcataattgattattgatCTTACTCGAATTTAGCCACCTCGAGTAATGATCTCGAAGCTGGCTACTTATTCTCCCAAGATCAAGTGATGGATTCCTGAGAACAAAACAAGAACGTGAAGCTCGTCTGGTGCGTTCCCGACAacgaccctccgacgctcaaatTAGTAGTATTTGAGGTGAAAATGTGTGATCAGATGAATATAGtcgaaaatgaaaaaaacacAGCTACCTCCGAAACAGCGTGTCGGCGTATTTATAAGGCCCAGATGGTTACTGTTGTTTGGGCCACGTGTCGACATATGAGGTATGAGCGTATTCGATCGAACGGTCTTCCTTGTATCGGGGTCTTTTGTAATCAACCGGATCCTAATCATGGACTATCCGACCCGTTGAGCTTAATGCGTGATTCTGCTTCTGTAATACCgaaatacccttcattaagggcattttttGTATTCCATATTAAAATTGGGGTTCTCcccattaattatataatttcatattgtagttgaatttcaaaagtaatcacatccttttgtttttaagtaatagcgattaattattattctttttcagtaaatcgatttaattattaatatcaaatatttatgtgtAACAACCGACAActatattaatcatatattgatcatcaatatcatataattatatcaaataaatacttaCCTTTAAAGTAGAACATCACCTACGATTAAAGTAGACTAACATTTTATATGCTcgtaaaatttgaattttgatatcaAAATAGTAGGATATCAATTTCACCAATTGAGTTAAATTCTTGAACAAAACTAAGCACATTCTTATAATGTCAAGAATTCCAccaagtaataaattaaaaatccgAGCAACTAATTTTCAGTAATTATTGCATATCTCTAGCTCGGTTCCTTGGTGCTCCTACTCGTACGTTGCTTGTCTAAACTTCAATAGGCTCTTGATTAGAGAAGGTTTCTTTATTAAGATTAATGAAGAAATTAGAagattatttaatgaatataatagatacttaaatgaaaaataattgcaataaaattaaaataataaattgtaacatttatcaaaacgattttggaaaaaatgggACAAACTGtataaaatcttatatattactttCGAAATGCATATTTGACCTACTAAATTGCGGAGCCAAATCGACACAAACAATTATGCCATTgagagaaaaattaagaattattactaattataaatattgtcaaATCAGTCagcaatcaattaattaaattgatatcgATCTCCTCGACTAAGAAGAGGATTTTGGATTCAAACTTAGGTTGTTCCGACTCGACCACATtgtactaaataataataataataataataataataatgtcaaatCAGATGTGGAgtagaaaaattgaagaacaTGAATGGAAAAGACAGCATGCGTAGTTTTAGGAGTAGTAAAAGAGTGCACTGAAGTGAAGTGGGGTCAATTTAGGaatcacaaaattaacaaAGGGGATGTGGACCCGAACTAACAAACGACCCttcaataactaataaaaCAGCTTCAAATGActcttaactaataaaaaatataaaaacatacattATCTCACTGCACGGGCGCTTGTTTTCTTAAAGTCGCttttctcattaattttttttacttactATTTAACGACATTGACTTGCTCATCATTGCTTCTTAAGTTGTTCTTGATCTAAAGATATTGATGCCATGATTCTCTAAGATAAGAAAAAACACTCTATTACTTAGGATCAAAAGCAGTCCGACTGAAGTGActcgtctttttttttttttataatgaaaaaatataattaattcatcgCGTATCTTTCTCTTCACTTAATTGCAATCTTGAATCCAACGAGTAAGCCCtatgaataattatagtaaCACGCTCGTCTTAATAAGGGTTTTTTTTGTACAGTCGATcagaatttttgaaatatttaatatgaaataaatgatttaataATGTAAAGTGGAGATCATATACCATTCCCAACAAAAACTAGtgatatatacaaatttttttccattggaaattgaataataattaaatgaaattggaAACTAGTACATATGACTATGGCCTAGATAATGTAGTGGTAGACACCTTTACATGCCCTAATGTTTCATTGTGTTTAAGTGGTTCTtccatttatatttgtttccaaagtgattaatttctcttacataaaaagattaattaattataataatttctctaattaactaaagtccaattatgattattttaggGGGATTTGGACATAAAAATATGACATGTTGGTACATGAagatattgttaaaatttcatGTCCTCATGATTGCCACAATAAAGGAGGGGTTAATTTGGGGTGAGAACTTAatcttttttggtaaattttattattttagtgaaACTATGAGGTGTCGGCCCATGGATTTATTTTGGACatgccaaaaattaaaaaaaaaaaaaaagaaggtcttttttataattaatgtaaagtGGGAGGACCATCACATTGATTTTGTCTttgcatatttaattaattatatttcttttatatatgctAGTAGGTATAGATCGATGATTTCATCATTTCGTCCttgttgtaataattatcaaagGAAATtgcataacataattaattatttccatTAATATTACAAGTGGTTGTGAAAATACATATAGctttaatattcttaattgaACAAAggatcaattaaatttaattggtgTGATATATATGTACCAAATTCTTTTATAGACTATATGTTCAAGAATGAGAAAAGAATATAAGtgagatatattaattatatatatatagtaccaTTGAGGACtatatatagggtaaattacaagcTTCTCCAAGATTTgatacaatataaatattctcttatttattCAGAATTTATTGATACTTCCTTgatatgttatataattatataaactttagACTGTATAAGGtgaaaatatcaactttatccttgttaaaaatttatttattttttaaataaatttgaaacaataacaaaagtttgatgttggatatatatatatttatgtaaaatttataatttgaggTTGAAGAGGTATTTTGGACAGTTCAATACAAAATGTGAATGCAGATCTAACGAAAGCTAACAGAATGtgttaattattgaatatacGTTATTATCAAGATTAAGGTAtcaataagtattttttgaaaaacagaaaattatttataattgtatcaaATATTAAGGTATATCTcagatataatttaccctgTGTATATATGCACATTCCCTTTTGAATCTTGGAAACAGCTATCCAACTTTTGACTTAAATCTCCCAATGATATAAAATGAGAAAGGAGAAGCaagaaattaaggaaaaaagttgaaatgtCATGTTATGATAGAAGAATCTATGCCAACTTTAGGtacctatttatatatatatatattaattaatctgcCGCACCATATAAATCTCATTCTCTTCTCAAGTGtgaaagcataataatatcaagctttattaccaaaaatatatactctcttgacatatatatatgttcatcaCTATATATACTCCCTTTCCGTACAACTAATGCACTTGAGCCATCATATGTATTCACTCACCCCCCATTCCTATTTTTTCcgaacttttatatatttatgatcaGTCGAGTCATCAGTCCGATTCTGATATAGTTCAAATTATGTATGTTCATTGCAATGGCGTACTATATATGTCCTGATCTCTATATGTATGTTAGAACATTTTTACACATATACGTTGTCCGAAAGGTTAAACGATTTTCCCTTACTCTTCTGGCTCATATCCCGATCTGATATTAATCAATAGTTTGTTTGTATGGAAGGGACTTTTGGAGAGATGAGTTTCTGCATAAATTGCGACATGATCATTTTGATCTATAGTgtacaactatatatatggatgCCAATTTCATCTTTCTAGTGAATATGACAGCAAATTCTTGGAGATAAGTAAACTAAGATAGTCAAAGCACTGAGTTAAAACATAGCTTTATGggatactaaaattaaattaattaaagtaattaatgaTAACAAAAAGTAGAGGGGGGGGGGATTTGTAGTATAATTATGGTGGGGATGCCTAGATTAACatgtaataatgataatataattatggtatCAAAACACTGTATGTACTCGAAATGATTCCCGCCGTTGCTTTTTCCAGATCAACTTGCCTTCCCTAGCTAGTGCTGATAATGTGATATATCAGTGCTCATAGTTAATGGTAGGATAATGACAAGCTTGAACAACCtcatatataaaagtttaGACTGATCAAGACTAGCTACTACTTAAACaaatttcaacataaatatatgtgGATCGaacttcttttatttgtcGACTTTGGGTGGGGAAGGGtacatatattttctatatatatatatatatatatacatgaaattCGAAGGTTGTACTAAAACTTCCCAATAGAATATTAACAATCTTTAGACAAAGTTCTGAATTTGTTATAGTAATTCAAGGTCTTCACGATATTTCAGTCCTAATACATTCTAAATCCTAATATGTATGGACTTACCATAATCATTCAATCATTTTAAGGTATATAGTTCGCATGAAATCATgctatattaattagaaaaaacgaataaatattcatacacAATTCATGTAGCATGTATAATTAACTTTTCCTACAATAATATTGATAGGGCTATAACTAGAGCCTTGTCGGTATAGTCCTGACACGGtttgttttttaagttttacAGCTCATGAGATCAAATTGATGGCAAACACCCAAAGTCACTGGTAAAGACTTTAACCCGATTATTCTGTACAAATTTACTAGGCTGgacaattttcttgaatttttttttaatttttaatttttggacaCCTTGGGGCTACTTTATAGATGGGAATAAGGAATAATTAACAGAAATTTCATGCTAAGTACGCCTAAAAGTATTTAGATTTCTAATAAAGGATAATTCGAGGTTTTACAGAAATCCCAGCCACAAACTCCAAAGCAGGTAGAGATTTATATGGATACTGTGTGATATTTTTGCGTGCCCAACTACTTCTAGACTAGGTCTTATAAACTTaactttgttttattataatatatataattatatatatatatgtccttAGGTATGTATGTGATAAGTTAAATTAGGGGAGCGATAAGTGacctaattttatatgtatataaaatatctcaTAAGCTTACCTCTCATATTCAACATTATTCTGCAATATAATACATACAAATGGCATGCATTCTACCCATTTCCCCCCTTACAtacctatatataattaaagcaATCTACAATTGATGATCCTGCTAAAGGGGTGAAATTAAAGCACAAATTAAAGGGGGGTCACTACCAAAGCTCTagatcattaatatatatatatatatatatatgtatgacaGACATGTTTTAGAGCCCGtcgatgaaaaataaatgtataaggggaaaaaaaaaaagaaaatggattgAATGATAATTAACCACCAAGTATAATGACTATTAGTCATTATTCTCGTAAGTaaagtcaaaatattaactatagTTAATATCTCTGAGACACATGAGtatttattctttcagtgtCATTATGTCCGTCAGTGAGTTGCAAATATTCTGAGGACTGTACGGGTCCGATGGCCTATTCGATATATCGTGGAATATTGTCGTAGCATGGATGTCGCTTAAATGGAGGGGGAAACACGTCATCAACGCCTTATACCACGCACTGTTGGCGTCGTTTGTGTATCACTTGTGGCAAGAACAGAATCAATGGATCTTTCAGCATACTAGCCATACATATGACACACTTGCTAGGATTCTAGTTGAAGAGATTAGATATGTCATACTTGGTCATACCTTCCCCTCAGTAGTTAGTACACGTGCCCTTTACCAACTTTGGAGGATCCCTTGGTTTGACAGGGCATCAACTGTTTGaaccatattgttgtatttctttttttatctatttatgcaatttacccttatcgaaaaagaaaatattttgatcataattaatatcatgggaaaaaaaaaagagaaagtggATCAAATGATAATTAACTAAGAAAGTATAATGACTATAAGTATTGCATGGTTAATTAATAgttaagtttttatatttggcTTTATTTGATTGTGGTAGAaaagattgatttattattatttttaagtcgTAGTGGAACGTGGgaaataatcaattttctaAGAGTGGATGGTAAAGTTAGAATTTAGCATTTCCTCCcattttgttttcatatatGGTACTGAATAAGAGAAAATATCTGAAACTTGTTTCTCTTTGAATTATATTGAACACCTTATAGAAAATTGTAACATTACACTTCTCTTTGTAAAGTATAAGTTCATCTTACACTCTTTGTTGCACTTTCTGACccttcctctcctccatcCAACCAAACAAAACTTTACTCTCAAATCGGGTATTACTTATGTTGACAAAATAAGACATTAATACTgtattttaagtatttatgTCACACCAATaagtttcatatatatatatatatattcacttcAAGACTTGAAACGTATATTCAACTAAATTTGctcgaattaaattaattatacacttcttatgtaattgatatatcaattatataataaatatactataattattatataattggttgGGGTATGATTAAACAATTTTGAGAGAAAGggtataaatgaaaaaataaattagaaggtAGATGGGGACAGAGAGAATAAAAGAGTGTGCATTGACACGTGTAAAGCATTGACCCTATGAGTATGAGAATATGCATGGGCTTCCACTTATTTCTCCACCTCCACATATAAATACCTCCCCACTTTCAAGCATTCTGCAGCTAAATCTAAAGCTTCCAGGACTAACACTCGCACACAACATAGAACCCACTAtgctttttccattttcttgttaatttgCTGCCTAAAGATTGTTCTTGATTTCACAAATTTCTTACCATATATATAGCTAATTAATTTGTGCTGATTCTTCTTCCTGAATACTGTTTAAAGATCAAGAGAAAGCAGAGCGCTAGCCTCCTGATTTTCCCCGCGTATCACCCAATACATCAAGGTACATGTATATGTTAGTTTGTTTGTTTCGAGTTTAAGTGATCAACTCTTACATATGTAGCTACTCACGTTCTTTCTTAAATTAAGTTCCTGTCAGAGTTCTGAATTGTCGGTACTGTTTTTGGTAATGAAACTGCAGGTAAACAGTAGTTATGAAGATCTCTTTCTCCGCCTGCAAGCAAACACAACCCCTGGTGAATTTTCCAGGGGGGCTGATCAACATGGATCAGTTGATCCTTCCCCGTCACCGCCGCAAGGACAAGGTAGTGTTTGTAATAGGCGCCACAGGCACCGGGAAGTCTCGCCTTTCCATAGACTTGGCCACCCGATTCGACGCAGAGGTCATAAACTCCGACAAAATGCAAGTCTACAAAGGCCTGAATATAGCAACTAACCTCACCATTTGCTCGGGATCATTGATCCTGATGCCGATTTCTGGGCTCATGATTTCGTCTACCACGCATCGGTCGCTGCCGACGCCATCACAAACAGGGGCCGGCTGCCTATCATCGCCGGAGGGTCAAATTCTTGCATAAAGGCCCTGGTGAACGATGACATTGAGTTTCGATCGAGGTATGACTGCTGTTTTCTGTGGGTGGACGTCTCGATGCCAGTGTTGCACTCTTTTGTGT comes from Sesamum indicum cultivar Zhongzhi No. 13 linkage group LG10, S_indicum_v1.0, whole genome shotgun sequence and encodes:
- the LOC105171588 gene encoding LOW QUALITY PROTEIN: adenylate isopentenyltransferase 5, chloroplastic (The sequence of the model RefSeq protein was modified relative to this genomic sequence to represent the inferred CDS: inserted 1 base in 1 codon; added 60 bases not found in genome assembly), giving the protein MKISFSACKQTQPLVNFPGGLINMDQLILPRHRRKDKVVFVIGATGTGKSRLSIDLATRFDAEVINSDKMQVYKGLNIATXPHHLLGIIDPDADFWAHDFVYHASVAADAITNRGRLPIIAGGSNSCIKALVNDDIEFRSRYDCCFLWVDVSMPVLHSFVSKRVDQMVGAGLVEESREFFKPDGDYTRGIRRAIGVPEMDEFFRHERLVDEATRTRLLQAAIDQIKSNNCKLACRQLQNILRLVEQLEWRMHRLDATEAFLKRGEDANEAWERLVAGPSTRIVGRFLCEEHIDFVSAIPAPPPQRPSSSAAPLARPQ